One genomic window of Streptomyces sp. NBC_01276 includes the following:
- a CDS encoding type Z 30S ribosomal protein S14 has protein sequence MAKKALIAKAARKPKFGVRAYTRCQRCGRPHSVYRKFGLCRVCLREMAHRGELPGVTKSSW, from the coding sequence ATGGCGAAGAAGGCTCTCATCGCGAAGGCTGCCCGCAAGCCCAAGTTCGGTGTGCGTGCGTACACCCGCTGCCAGCGCTGCGGTCGTCCCCACTCCGTGTACCGCAAGTTCGGCCTGTGCCGCGTCTGCCTTCGTGAGATGGCTCACCGTGGCGAGCTGCCGGGCGTGACCAAGAGCTCCTGGTAA
- the rplN gene encoding 50S ribosomal protein L14, whose protein sequence is MIQQESRLRVADNTGAKEILCIRVLGGSGRRYAGIGDVIVATVKDAIPGGNVKKGDVVKAVIVRTVKERRRQDGSYIRFDENAAVILKNDGDPRGTRIFGPVGRELREKKFMKIISLAPEVL, encoded by the coding sequence GTGATCCAGCAGGAGTCGCGACTGCGTGTCGCCGACAACACTGGTGCCAAGGAGATCCTTTGCATCCGTGTTCTCGGTGGCTCCGGTCGCCGCTACGCGGGCATCGGTGACGTCATCGTCGCCACCGTCAAGGATGCGATCCCCGGTGGCAACGTGAAGAAGGGTGACGTCGTCAAGGCGGTCATCGTTCGCACCGTCAAGGAGCGCCGCCGCCAGGACGGCTCGTACATCCGCTTCGACGAGAACGCCGCCGTCATTCTGAAGAACGACGGCGACCCTCGTGGCACCCGTATCTTCGGCCCCGTCGGCCGTGAGCTGCGCGAGAAGAAGTTCATGAAGATCATCTCGCTCGCGCCGGAGGTGCTGTAA
- the rplP gene encoding 50S ribosomal protein L16 has translation MLIPRRVKHRKQHHPKRRGMAKGGTEVSFGEYGIQALTPAYVTNRQIEAARIAMTRHIKRGGKVWINIYPDRPLTKKPAETRMGSGKGSPEWWIANVHPGRVMFELSYPNEKIAREALTRAAHKLPMKCRIVRREAGES, from the coding sequence ATGCTGATCCCTCGTAGGGTCAAGCACCGTAAGCAGCACCACCCGAAGCGCCGCGGTATGGCCAAGGGCGGTACTGAGGTCTCGTTCGGCGAGTACGGTATCCAGGCGCTCACCCCCGCCTATGTCACGAACCGCCAGATCGAGGCGGCTCGTATCGCGATGACCCGCCACATCAAGCGTGGCGGCAAGGTCTGGATCAACATCTACCCGGACCGTCCGCTGACGAAGAAGCCGGCCGAAACCCGCATGGGTTCCGGTAAGGGTTCTCCCGAGTGGTGGATCGCGAACGTGCACCCGGGCCGGGTCATGTTCGAGCTGTCCTACCCGAACGAGAAGATTGCTCGTGAGGCGCTCACCCGCGCTGCTCACAAGCTTCCGATGAAGTGCCGGATTGTTCGGCGCGAGGCAGGTGAGTCGTGA
- the rpsQ gene encoding 30S ribosomal protein S17: MSEKNVTETNERGFRKTREGLVVSDKMDKTVVVAVEDRVKHALYGKVIRRTNKLKAHDEQNAAGVGDRVLIMETRPLSASKRWRIVEILEKAK, encoded by the coding sequence ATGAGCGAGAAGAACGTGACTGAGACGAACGAGCGCGGCTTCCGCAAGACCCGTGAGGGTCTCGTCGTCAGCGACAAGATGGACAAGACCGTCGTCGTCGCCGTCGAGGACCGCGTCAAGCACGCGCTGTACGGCAAGGTCATCCGCCGTACGAACAAGCTCAAGGCTCACGACGAGCAGAACGCTGCCGGCGTCGGCGACCGCGTCCTCATCATGGAGACGCGTCCGCTGTCGGCGAGCAAGCGCTGGCGCATCGTCGAGATCCTCGAGAAGGCCAAGTAA
- the rplV gene encoding 50S ribosomal protein L22: MEARAQARYIRVTPMKARRVVDLIRGMDATEAQAVLRFAPQAASVPVGKVLDSAIANAAHNYNHPDASTLVISEAYVDEGPTLKRFRPRAQGRAYRIRKRTSHITVVVSSKEGSR; encoded by the coding sequence ATGGAAGCCAGGGCCCAGGCGCGGTACATCCGCGTCACGCCCATGAAGGCCCGCCGAGTGGTGGACCTTATCCGTGGCATGGATGCCACGGAGGCTCAGGCGGTCCTGCGTTTCGCCCCGCAGGCCGCGAGCGTGCCGGTCGGCAAGGTGCTTGACAGCGCCATTGCCAACGCCGCACACAACTACAACCACCCGGACGCCTCCACGCTGGTCATCAGCGAGGCGTACGTGGACGAGGGCCCGACCCTGAAGCGGTTCCGTCCGCGTGCCCAGGGCCGTGCCTACCGGATCCGCAAGCGGACCAGCCACATCACCGTGGTCGTCAGCAGCAAGGAAGGTTCCCGGTAA
- the rpmC gene encoding 50S ribosomal protein L29: MATGTKASELRELGNEELVGKLREAKEELFKLRFQAATGQLENNGRLKSVRKDIARIYTLMHERELGIETVESA; this comes from the coding sequence ATGGCGACGGGAACCAAGGCGTCCGAGCTGCGTGAGCTCGGCAACGAGGAGCTCGTTGGCAAGCTGCGCGAGGCCAAGGAGGAGCTGTTCAAGCTCCGCTTCCAGGCGGCCACGGGTCAGCTGGAGAACAACGGCCGGCTCAAGTCCGTCCGTAAGGACATCGCTCGCATCTACACCCTGATGCACGAGCGTGAGCTCGGTATCGAGACGGTGGAGAGCGCCTGA
- the rpsC gene encoding 30S ribosomal protein S3, whose amino-acid sequence MGQKVNPHGFRLGITTDFKSRWYADKLYKDYVKEDVAIRRMMTSGMERAGISKVEIERTRDRVRVDIHTARPGIVIGRRGAEADRIRGDLEKLTGKQVQLNILEVKNPELDAQLVAQAVAEQLSSRVSFRRAMRKSMQGTMKAGAKGIKIQCGGRLGGAEMSRSEFYREGRVPLHTLRANVDYGFFEAKTTFGRIGVKVWIYKGDVKNIAEVRAENAAARAGNRPARGAGAGDRPAGRGGRGGERGGRGGRKPQQAAGAEAPKADAPAAAPAESTGTEA is encoded by the coding sequence ATGGGCCAGAAGGTAAACCCGCACGGGTTCCGGCTCGGCATCACCACCGACTTCAAGTCGCGTTGGTACGCCGACAAGCTGTACAAGGACTACGTCAAGGAAGACGTCGCCATCCGTCGGATGATGACGTCCGGCATGGAGCGCGCCGGCATCTCGAAGGTTGAGATCGAGCGCACCCGTGACCGCGTGCGTGTGGACATCCACACCGCTCGTCCGGGCATCGTCATCGGCCGCCGTGGCGCCGAGGCCGACCGCATCCGCGGTGACCTCGAGAAGCTCACGGGCAAGCAGGTCCAGCTGAACATCCTCGAGGTCAAGAACCCCGAGCTCGACGCTCAGCTGGTTGCCCAGGCCGTTGCCGAGCAGCTCTCCTCCCGCGTCTCCTTCCGTCGTGCCATGCGCAAGAGCATGCAGGGCACGATGAAGGCCGGCGCCAAGGGCATCAAGATCCAGTGCGGCGGTCGCCTCGGCGGCGCCGAGATGTCCCGCTCCGAGTTCTACCGCGAGGGTCGTGTGCCGCTGCACACGCTGCGCGCGAACGTGGACTACGGCTTCTTCGAGGCCAAGACCACCTTCGGCCGTATCGGTGTGAAGGTCTGGATCTACAAGGGCGACGTCAAGAACATCGCCGAGGTTCGCGCCGAGAACGCTGCGGCCCGTGCGGGTAACCGCCCGGCCCGTGGTGCCGGCGCTGGCGACCGTCCCGCCGGCCGTGGTGGCCGTGGTGGCGAGCGCGGCGGCCGTGGTGGCCGCAAGCCGCAGCAGGCTGCTGGTGCCGAGGCCCCCAAGGCCGACGCTCCCGCCGCCGCTCCGGCTGAGAGCACCGGAACGGAGGCCTGA
- the rpsS gene encoding 30S ribosomal protein S19, with product MPRSLKKGPFVDDHLVKKVDVQNEAGTKNVIKTWSRRSMIIPSMLGHTIAVHNGKTHVPVFVTESMVGHKLGEFSPTRTFRGHVKDDRKSKRR from the coding sequence ATGCCGCGCAGTCTCAAGAAGGGGCCCTTCGTCGACGACCACCTCGTAAAGAAGGTGGACGTCCAGAACGAAGCCGGCACCAAGAACGTCATCAAGACCTGGTCCCGTCGCTCGATGATCATCCCCAGCATGCTGGGTCACACCATCGCGGTGCACAACGGCAAGACCCACGTCCCGGTGTTCGTCACCGAGTCGATGGTCGGCCACAAGCTCGGCGAGTTCTCGCCGACTCGCACCTTCCGCGGCCACGTCAAGGACGACCGGAAGTCGAAGCGCCGCTAA
- the rplX gene encoding 50S ribosomal protein L24: MKIKKGDLVQVITGKDKGKQGKVIAAFPANDRVLVEGVNRVKKHTKAGQTAGGSQTGGIVITEAPIHVSNVQLVVEKDGQKVVTRVGFRFDDEGNKIRVAKRTGEDI; this comes from the coding sequence ATGAAGATCAAGAAGGGCGACCTGGTCCAGGTCATCACCGGTAAGGACAAGGGCAAGCAGGGCAAGGTCATCGCGGCCTTCCCCGCCAACGACCGCGTCCTCGTCGAGGGTGTCAACCGGGTCAAGAAGCACACCAAGGCCGGCCAGACCGCTGGTGGCTCGCAGACCGGTGGCATCGTGATCACCGAGGCGCCGATCCACGTCAGCAACGTTCAGCTGGTCGTGGAGAAGGACGGCCAGAAGGTCGTCACCCGCGTCGGTTTCCGCTTCGACGACGAGGGCAACAAGATCCGCGTTGCCAAGCGGACGGGTGAGGACATCTGA
- the rplE gene encoding 50S ribosomal protein L5, with amino-acid sequence MATTPRLKTKYREDIAGKLREEFSYENVMQIPGLVKIVVNMGVGDAARDSKLIDGAIRDLTTITGQKPAVTKARKSIAQFKLREGQPIGCHVTLRGDRMWEFLDRTLSLALPRIRDFRGLSPKQFDGRGNYTFGLTEQVMFHEIDQDKIDRTRGMDITVVTTATNDAEGRALLRHLGFPFKEA; translated from the coding sequence ATGGCTACCACTCCGCGTCTCAAGACGAAGTACCGCGAGGACATCGCGGGCAAGCTGCGTGAGGAGTTCTCCTACGAGAACGTCATGCAGATCCCCGGCCTCGTGAAGATCGTGGTCAACATGGGTGTGGGCGACGCCGCCCGCGACTCCAAGCTGATCGACGGCGCCATCCGCGACCTGACGACGATCACCGGTCAGAAGCCGGCCGTCACGAAGGCCCGCAAGTCCATCGCGCAGTTCAAGCTGCGTGAGGGTCAGCCGATCGGCTGCCACGTCACCCTCCGTGGTGACCGCATGTGGGAGTTCCTGGACCGTACGCTGTCGCTCGCGCTGCCGCGTATCCGTGACTTCCGTGGTCTGTCGCCGAAGCAGTTCGACGGCCGTGGCAACTACACCTTCGGTCTCACGGAGCAGGTCATGTTCCACGAGATCGACCAGGACAAGATCGACCGTACCCGGGGTATGGACATCACCGTGGTCACCACGGCGACCAACGACGCTGAGGGCCGCGCGCTCCTTCGTCACCTCGGCTTCCCCTTCAAGGAGGCGTAA